In the genome of Populus nigra chromosome 19, ddPopNigr1.1, whole genome shotgun sequence, the window TGCAAGCAGCACAGCCGATGCGAATTCAATTACAAGTAACATTAGTTGGATATCACACCATGGAATTAGGTAAAGCTTACACATCAAACAGTTTTGATGAAAATGATGACATGAAATAGTAAGCATGGGAGGACTTACAGTACGAAAAGGAAAGTCGTCTGCCTCAAGCATATGAACAATTTGCCCCATTTTTGGTCTCTTGCAGGAATCTAAATCTATACACCGGAGGCAGACCAGCAATGTTCGTTTCAAAGCCCTTGGAGCAGGCTGCACTTCAATGAGGGGATCTACAAGCTCTTCTGCACGACGGCTTGCTACCATTCCTTTGAACCAATCAACCAAGTTCATCTGACAAACCAATTGAAGGGTGTTACGACGGAGATACAGTTTTCAATACAGATGCTTACAAGGGGAAACTTGTTTTCACCTCTCCAGCTGGTCTGGAGTAATCAATAGGACTCCTTCCAGTAATCATCTCCATAAGAAGAATTCCAAAACTGTATACATCACTCCCCTCGTTAAGCATACCCGTGCTTGCATAATCCGGAGATACATATCTGGAGCAAATGGTGATAAAATGAGTGTCAGtgtagagtaaagataaagaaatGTTATCCAAATTTAAATTCGACCAACTCATTACAAATATTCAACTACAATTTTGAAAAGATACACACCCAAATGTCCCCATGACACGTGTAGTCACATAGCTTGCTTCAGAACCCAAGAGCTTGGCCAATCCAAAATCTGAGACCTTGGGGTTCCATTTTCTATCGAGAAGTATGTTACTGGATTTTACATCCCGGTGAACAACTTTAGGTTCTAAACCTTCATGTAAATAGGCTAGCCTGCATCAGAGATGGGAAACATAAAAGTTCAggaacaaaaagagaagaagaatttttcaatgggaaagattaagaaaaagaaggggGGAAATTTAAAGTCTGATCTTTGATGTTATTGTCTATTCACAATGACTAAAATTCTTGAATCTTTGCcgaggaagaataaaaaatcaatcctCAAGAAAGAGTGAATCTGAATGGAAGCACAAAATAACACAACCGACACAAACTAAAACTACCCCCACTAAACTTCTGCAACGACAAAATTGATGGCAATTCTGTAGACTGAACTTTGTAGGTGCTCACGTATGAAGATATATCAGATAGACTGATTAAAATCAATATGACATGAAAAGCAAAAAGTAATTAGCCCTTTTGCTGGGAGGACAACTAAGACATGAAACTAGAGCCTAGAGCACCGCACCCTTTTGCTGTCCCAATTGCAATCTTCATTCGAATATCCCAGGTCAGAGGACTAACAGGACCTACATCACCATGTAACCATTGCTCCAAGTTTCCATTGTCAACATATTCATAAACAAGCATCCTGCAAGGCCAGAAACAGTTCCCATGAAAATGAACAAGATAAATTTCATTTCGTTGAACTTAAAATAGATGGGTAGGACTTGGATGTGAGAAATACCTGCGAGCACCTTCTGCACAGTACCCAATTAGCCGCACTAAGTTCTTATGTCTTACTTTTCCAATGGCTTCAACTTCCACCTTAAACTCCTTCTCCGCCTGACCCCTAGAAATACAAAG includes:
- the LOC133679336 gene encoding probable receptor-like serine/threonine-protein kinase At4g34500; amino-acid sequence: MSDSDTETNITANHYNSLPHKLASQTPFLNLKLYVLIAILLLCILLVSFSIFLCVRLRRAARKRNKMRVKHSSGSIPLVSKEIVEIKDLVLKNKEKDEGKMGNVGFVKMENVGGGGDLEMGKKSGESGCSTDDVSSVDENIGWGRWHSLKELEIATRGFAEENVIGEGGYGVVYRGVLQGGSVVAVKNLLNNKGQAEKEFKVEVEAIGKVRHKNLVRLIGYCAEGARRMLVYEYVDNGNLEQWLHGDVGPVSPLTWDIRMKIAIGTAKGLAYLHEGLEPKVVHRDVKSSNILLDRKWNPKVSDFGLAKLLGSEASYVTTRVMGTFGYVSPDYASTGMLNEGSDVYSFGILLMEMITGRSPIDYSRPAGEMNLVDWFKGMVASRRAEELVDPLIEVQPAPRALKRTLLVCLRCIDLDSCKRPKMGQIVHMLEADDFPFRTELRAVRENDPPPSTDSISDKIPHPTKLAGSGADVERSRRR